Proteins encoded within one genomic window of Macaca thibetana thibetana isolate TM-01 chromosome 3, ASM2454274v1, whole genome shotgun sequence:
- the B3GALT5 gene encoding beta-1,3-galactosyltransferase 5: protein MACPKMRLMYICLLVLGALCWYFSMYNLNPFKEQSFTYKKEDRHFLKLPDTNCSQTPPFLVLLVTSSHKQLAERMAIRQTWGKERMVKGKQLKTFFLLGTTSNAAETKEVDQESQRHNDIIQKDFLDVYYNLTLKTMMGMEWVHRFCPQAAFVMKTDSDMFINVDYLTELLLKKNRTTRFFTGFLKLNEFPIRQPFSKWFVSKSEYPWDRYPPFCSGTAYAFSGDVASQVYNVSNSVPYIKLEDVFVGLCLERLNIRLEELHSQQTFFPEGLRFSVCRFRRIVACHFVKPQALLDYWQALENSQEKDCPPV from the coding sequence ATGGCTTGCCCGAAGATGAGATTGATGTATATTTGCCTTCTGGTTCTGGGGGCTCTTTGTTGGTATTTTAGCATGTACAATCTGAATCCTTTCAAAGAACAGTCCTTTACTTACAAGAAAGAGGACAGGCACTTCCTTAAGCTCCCAGATACAAACTGCAGTCAGACACCCCCCTTCCTTGTCCTGCTAGTGACCTCATCCCACAAACAGTTGGCTGAGCGCATGGCCATCCGGCAGACGTGGGGGAAAGAGAGAATGGTGAAGGGAAAGCAGCTGAAGACGTTCTTCCTCCTGGGGACCACCAGCAATGCGGCAGAAACAAAAGAGGTGGACCAGGAGAGCCAGCGACACAACGACATTATCCAGAAGGATTTCCTAGACGTCTATTACAATTTGACCCTGAAGACCATGATGGGCATGGAATGGGTCCATCGCTTTTGTCCTCAGGCAGCATTTGTGATGAAAACAGACTCAGACATGTTCATCAATGTTGACTATCTGACCGAACTGCTTctgaagaaaaacagaaccacCAGGTTTTTCACTGGCTTCTTGAAACTCAATGAGTTTCCCATCAGGCAACCATTCAGTAAGTGGTTTGTCAGCAAATCTGAATATCCATGGGACAGGTACCCACCATTCTGCTCTGGCACTGCCTATGCGTTTTCTGGCGACGTGGCGAGTCAGGTGTACAATGTCTCCAACAGCGTCCCATACATTAAACTGGAAGACGTGTTTGTGGGGCTCTGCCTCGAAAGGCTGAACATCAGATTGGAGGAGCTCCACTCCCAGCAGACCTTTTTCCCAGAGGGCTTACGCTTCTCTGTGTGCCGCTTCAGGAGGATCGTGGCCTGCCACTTCGTCAAGCCCCAGGCTCTCCTGGACTACTGGCAGGCTCTAGAGAATTCCCAGGAGAAAGATTGTCCGCCTGTCTGA